Proteins encoded within one genomic window of Granulicella pectinivorans:
- the argF gene encoding ornithine carbamoyltransferase: protein MGSKTVIMNKPNEEVLVAPKATVTLGIQSDTAFSEATKRMNGRDLCSIADLSVQEMAAIMELAHAVKNHPEDFRHALDARQMVMFFEKASLRTRLTFEAAINTLGGNAIFVDQTQSPLGERESLPDMAHNVERWMSIIVLRTYSHDTITEMAACSKVPVINALSDLEHPCQAIADFFTLEERFGSVEGLKFTYVGDGNNVCHSLMLAAAQLGAHCTIATPKGFAPKLEIIHKAIEIAETTGASITLTTDPIKAVTGADAVYTDVCTSMGFEHEATKRAPIFKPYQVNEALMAHAQPHAVFMHCLPAHRNAEVTDAVLDGPQSVVFDQAENRMHAQKALLLMLLGGAKRISNSRDRGIQARKRVTA, encoded by the coding sequence ATGGGTAGCAAAACCGTCATCATGAACAAGCCCAACGAAGAAGTCCTCGTCGCCCCCAAGGCCACCGTCACGCTCGGCATCCAGTCCGACACCGCCTTCTCGGAGGCCACCAAGCGCATGAACGGTCGCGACCTCTGCTCCATCGCCGACCTCTCCGTCCAGGAGATGGCCGCCATCATGGAACTCGCCCACGCCGTCAAAAACCACCCCGAAGACTTCCGCCACGCCCTCGACGCGCGCCAGATGGTCATGTTCTTCGAGAAGGCCTCGCTCCGTACCCGCCTCACCTTCGAAGCCGCCATCAACACCCTCGGCGGCAACGCCATCTTCGTCGACCAGACCCAGTCGCCCCTCGGCGAGCGCGAGTCCCTGCCCGACATGGCCCACAACGTCGAGCGCTGGATGTCCATCATCGTCCTCCGCACCTACTCCCACGACACCATCACCGAGATGGCCGCCTGCTCCAAGGTCCCCGTCATCAACGCCCTCTCGGACCTCGAGCACCCCTGCCAGGCCATCGCCGACTTCTTCACCCTCGAAGAGCGCTTCGGCTCCGTCGAAGGCCTCAAGTTCACCTACGTCGGCGACGGCAACAACGTCTGCCACTCCCTCATGCTGGCCGCCGCACAGCTCGGCGCGCACTGCACCATCGCGACGCCCAAGGGCTTCGCCCCCAAGCTGGAGATCATCCACAAGGCCATCGAGATCGCCGAGACCACCGGTGCCTCCATCACCCTCACCACCGATCCCATCAAGGCCGTCACCGGCGCCGACGCCGTCTACACCGACGTCTGCACCAGCATGGGCTTCGAGCACGAGGCCACCAAACGCGCCCCCATCTTCAAGCCCTACCAGGTCAACGAAGCCCTGATGGCGCACGCGCAGCCCCACGCCGTCTTCATGCACTGCCTCCCCGCCCACCGCAACGCCGAGGTCACAGATGCCGTCCTCGACGGCCCGCAGTCGGTCGTCTTCGACCAGGCCGAGAACCGCATGCACGCCCAGAAGGCCCTCCTCCTCATGCTGCTCGGCGGGGCCAAGCGCATCTCCAACTCCCGCGACCGCGGCATCCAGGCCCGCAAGCGCGTCACCGCATAA
- the argH gene encoding argininosuccinate lyase — translation MSEQEQNAAKMWSGRFREPLNTTFEEWQRSFPFDWRLLPQEVAASKAHARAIAAAGILTETELITMLEGLDKVLATVELDGPKVVASAPNAEDIHHFTELELTKHIGNLALKLHTGRSRNEQIATDMRLFVRDAIDATVIALKDWALALIELAEASGESVIPSYTHLQRAEPVLVAHWLQAYVSMIERDLSRLTDARKRMNLCPLGSGAVAGATLALDRTIAAKALGFDAPTPNSMDATSDRDFMLDFTQTLSTLGIHISRFAEELTLYSTAEFGFLDLPEAFSTGSSAMPQKKNPDLTELIRGKSGRLLGAATTLSMLIKGLPLAYNKDLQEGQQPIFDAADTIAGILSVLPAFTRSLKFRATPMQTAATTGYLNAMAAATYLSNKGIPFRKAHEIIGNAVRLGLESGRELNDIPLSELQSLSEAFAEDFYAAITLEATLDCHDVIGGTSRPRVKQALQDARKRLSGIN, via the coding sequence ATGTCCGAGCAAGAACAAAACGCAGCCAAGATGTGGTCAGGCCGCTTCCGCGAGCCCCTCAACACAACCTTCGAAGAGTGGCAGCGCTCCTTCCCCTTCGACTGGCGTCTCCTCCCACAAGAAGTAGCCGCGAGCAAAGCCCACGCCCGCGCCATCGCCGCCGCCGGCATCCTCACCGAGACCGAGCTCATCACCATGCTCGAAGGCCTCGACAAAGTCCTCGCCACCGTCGAACTCGACGGCCCCAAGGTAGTAGCCTCCGCACCCAACGCCGAGGATATCCACCACTTCACCGAGCTCGAACTCACCAAGCACATCGGCAACCTCGCCCTCAAGCTCCACACCGGCCGCAGCCGCAACGAGCAGATCGCGACCGACATGCGCCTCTTCGTGCGCGATGCCATCGACGCGACCGTCATCGCCCTCAAAGACTGGGCCCTCGCCCTCATCGAGCTAGCCGAAGCCTCCGGCGAGTCCGTCATCCCCAGCTACACCCACCTCCAGCGCGCCGAGCCCGTCCTCGTAGCCCACTGGCTACAGGCCTACGTCAGCATGATCGAGCGCGACTTAAGCCGTTTGACCGATGCCCGCAAGAGAATGAACCTCTGCCCCCTCGGCTCCGGAGCCGTCGCCGGTGCGACCCTCGCCCTCGACCGCACCATCGCCGCCAAGGCCCTCGGCTTCGACGCCCCCACGCCCAACAGCATGGACGCCACCAGCGACCGCGACTTCATGCTCGACTTCACGCAAACCCTGTCCACATTGGGCATCCACATCTCGCGCTTCGCCGAAGAGCTCACTCTCTACTCCACCGCCGAGTTCGGCTTCCTCGATCTCCCCGAGGCCTTCTCCACCGGCTCCAGCGCCATGCCCCAGAAGAAGAACCCCGACCTCACCGAGCTCATCCGCGGCAAATCGGGCCGTCTCCTCGGAGCCGCAACCACTCTCTCCATGCTCATCAAGGGCCTTCCCCTCGCCTACAACAAGGACCTCCAGGAAGGCCAGCAGCCCATCTTCGACGCAGCCGATACCATCGCCGGCATCCTCTCCGTCCTGCCCGCCTTCACCCGCTCCCTCAAGTTCCGCGCCACCCCCATGCAGACCGCCGCCACCACCGGCTATCTCAACGCCATGGCCGCCGCCACCTATCTCTCGAACAAAGGCATCCCCTTCCGCAAGGCCCACGAGATCATCGGCAACGCCGTCCGCCTCGGCCTCGAATCCGGCCGCGAGCTCAACGACATCCCCCTCTCCGAACTTCAGTCTCTCTCCGAAGCCTTCGCCGAAGACTTCTACGCCGCCATCACCCTCGAGGCCACCCTCGACTGCCACGACGTCATCGGTGGGACCTCTCGCCCGCGCGTAAAACAGGCCCTCCAGGATGCAAGAAAAAGGCTGTCGGGGATAAACTAA
- the argB gene encoding acetylglutamate kinase yields MKFVVKLGGAALEDPKLLHACGRAIADLVKDGNQVAVVHGGGVQLTRTLAAMGKKSEFISGLRVTDAETRDAALMVLAGRVNKSLVAALGKHGQDAVGLAGGDGNVFRARKKKTNPDLGFVGEIAQSNPRYLEAIWAMGAVPVISSIALGFDGEYYNINADEMASACAIATKADTLVFLTDVPGVKGADGQVMRWLTLAQIPALEKQSIVSGGMLPKLNACKAALLGGVKRVRILPAESAAVLPDLISTRVNDGTEVMVA; encoded by the coding sequence ATGAAATTTGTCGTCAAGCTGGGCGGAGCTGCCCTTGAAGATCCGAAGCTCCTGCATGCCTGCGGACGCGCCATCGCCGATCTCGTCAAGGACGGGAATCAGGTGGCCGTCGTGCATGGCGGCGGCGTGCAGTTGACCAGAACCCTCGCGGCCATGGGCAAGAAGAGCGAGTTCATCTCCGGACTCCGCGTCACCGACGCCGAGACCCGCGATGCAGCCCTCATGGTGCTCGCCGGACGCGTCAACAAGTCTCTCGTCGCCGCCCTCGGCAAGCACGGGCAGGATGCAGTCGGCCTCGCCGGTGGCGACGGCAACGTCTTCCGCGCCCGCAAGAAGAAGACCAACCCCGACCTCGGCTTCGTCGGCGAGATCGCCCAATCGAACCCCCGCTATCTCGAAGCCATCTGGGCCATGGGTGCGGTGCCCGTCATCTCCTCCATCGCCCTCGGCTTCGACGGCGAGTACTACAACATCAACGCCGACGAGATGGCCTCGGCCTGCGCCATCGCCACTAAGGCCGACACCCTCGTCTTCCTCACCGATGTCCCCGGCGTCAAGGGTGCGGACGGTCAGGTCATGCGTTGGCTCACCCTCGCGCAGATCCCCGCACTCGAGAAGCAGTCCATCGTCTCCGGCGGCATGCTGCCCAAGCTCAACGCCTGCAAAGCCGCGCTGCTGGGCGGCGTCAAGCGAGTCCGCATCCTCCCCGCCGAGTCGGCTGCCGTGCTGCCCGACCTTATCTCAACCCGCGTCAACGATGGAACGGAGGTCATGGTCGCATGA
- the argC gene encoding N-acetyl-gamma-glutamyl-phosphate reductase: protein MASPQQSPRVAVAGVSGYSGGELARLLLNHPGLTTRPMFFGRAGEATGQVLTDLQPQLATTDGIADPILPFSWDTLVANKIDILFLALPHEQSREWAPEAIRRGIRVIDLSGAWRLKEKKNSAVYNLTDADPAAADALETEAVFGAPELHAEAIAKARLLANPGCYSTSMILALAPLAKAGLLDPKELIVCDAKSGVSGAGKAATAKTHFMYAADNLSAYNVFGHRHTGELLEQLHLSEDQIQFTPHLLPIPRGILSTIYVRLTQPTTPEAITKLFADFYAGKRMVRLHQTPNLPQIQHVVRTNYCDIGFHLHKNGTRLLLVSCLDNLLKGAAGQAVQNMNLMLGFAEQDGLL from the coding sequence TTGGCTAGCCCACAGCAAAGCCCACGCGTAGCCGTAGCCGGCGTCTCCGGCTACTCCGGCGGCGAACTCGCCCGCCTGCTCCTCAACCACCCGGGGCTCACCACCCGCCCGATGTTCTTCGGTCGCGCCGGTGAAGCCACCGGACAGGTCCTCACCGACCTCCAGCCCCAGCTCGCCACCACCGACGGCATCGCCGACCCTATCCTTCCCTTCTCCTGGGACACGCTCGTCGCGAACAAGATCGACATCCTATTCCTCGCACTGCCTCATGAGCAGTCCCGCGAGTGGGCTCCCGAGGCCATCCGGCGCGGCATCCGCGTCATCGACCTCAGCGGGGCATGGCGCCTCAAGGAAAAGAAGAACAGCGCCGTCTACAACCTCACCGACGCCGATCCCGCCGCAGCCGACGCCCTCGAAACCGAAGCCGTCTTCGGTGCCCCCGAGCTTCATGCCGAAGCGATCGCCAAGGCTCGCCTGCTCGCCAATCCCGGCTGCTACTCCACCTCGATGATCCTCGCTCTCGCCCCGTTGGCGAAGGCTGGCCTCCTCGATCCGAAGGAACTCATCGTCTGCGACGCAAAATCCGGCGTAAGCGGCGCGGGCAAGGCCGCCACGGCCAAGACGCATTTCATGTATGCAGCCGACAACCTCTCCGCCTACAACGTCTTCGGTCACCGTCACACCGGGGAACTGCTCGAGCAGTTGCACTTGAGTGAAGATCAGATTCAGTTCACGCCGCATCTGCTGCCGATTCCGCGTGGCATCCTCTCGACGATCTATGTGCGTTTAACCCAGCCCACGACGCCGGAAGCCATCACGAAGTTATTCGCTGACTTCTACGCGGGAAAGCGCATGGTGCGTCTCCACCAGACGCCCAACCTGCCGCAGATTCAGCATGTCGTCCGAACCAACTACTGCGACATCGGCTTTCACCTTCACAAAAACGGAACACGCCTTCTCCTCGTCTCGTGCCTTGATAACCTCTTGAAGGGCGCTGCAGGACAGGCGGTACAAAACATGAACCTGATGCTCGGGTTCGCGGAACAGGATGGCCTTCTATGA
- a CDS encoding STM3941 family protein: MKAVPTFDQLPLVLRMSPVRTSLMLLVCAAFATAGVWMARDGQGMGYFCAAFFGLGVIVFAVNLHPRAGYLRLEKASFTVCSLFRAHTVLWSDVETFGVMKIRHNKMVAWNFAPTYEGKAGVRKLNRALAGFDAGMAGSYGGLTTQALAEMMEGLRVEAMRKPESGVPFGISERI, translated from the coding sequence ATGAAGGCCGTACCGACGTTCGATCAGTTGCCGCTGGTATTGCGGATGAGTCCGGTGCGAACTTCATTGATGCTTTTGGTGTGTGCGGCGTTTGCGACAGCGGGTGTGTGGATGGCGCGAGACGGCCAAGGTATGGGGTATTTCTGCGCTGCGTTTTTTGGGTTGGGAGTGATCGTTTTTGCCGTCAATCTTCACCCTCGGGCTGGGTATCTGCGGCTGGAGAAAGCGTCGTTTACGGTGTGTAGTTTGTTTCGGGCTCATACCGTCCTGTGGTCGGATGTGGAGACGTTTGGCGTGATGAAGATCCGCCACAACAAGATGGTGGCATGGAACTTTGCACCGACTTACGAGGGTAAGGCCGGGGTTCGTAAACTGAATCGAGCGTTGGCGGGGTTCGATGCGGGGATGGCGGGTTCGTACGGCGGACTGACGACGCAGGCCCTGGCGGAGATGATGGAGGGGTTGCGGGTGGAGGCGATGCGCAAACCTGAAAGCGGTGTTCCGTTTGGGATCAGCGAGCGGATTTAG
- a CDS encoding sensor histidine kinase — translation MNVQKNSGTSESRKDDTLSSPGSSVPTETRWPRRIFTSGYDTPAVWPLVVYLFSGLVGTASAITLAGWFGHRTELTMPMIGPMRWSAAVCFIALSLVVLLRHLRRSGQLLTRVGDILCLVPLAFAVMSILALLFQSTPGIPHAIFVKLAGLAAQYGLLHVETPWRMSMGSSVGIGFLAFSLLMLDRLRRLSTALQSIGLMLALSTISGFLFRAHALFNARLLDAMSLQSALSLLLLFAAAFACRPTREPMRSLFAQELGIEARIELLVGTWALPLLIGLSVSDGIRRGWYEPSFALSLFAVAVIGLQTVLIWRSDLALTQLTRNKQRMEEVLRKNEKLAVAGRLAASISHEINNPLESISNLLYLIRTSESMDEQHTYADLATEELRRVTQITTQTLSFYRENTAPVLSDITPILASSVQLLRGKISSKGVDVIEEYYPPLPAIVCSAGELRQVLVNLISNALDATPRGGRIVVRAALSKAWTRAGRSVIRIAVSDTGCGMPPNVLARVFEPFFTTKEKTGNGLGLWVAADLIEKHGGWMKVKSCTNDRHHGTTFQLVLPVGSTD, via the coding sequence TTGAACGTTCAGAAGAACAGCGGCACCTCGGAAAGCCGGAAGGACGACACCTTGTCTTCTCCGGGGAGTTCCGTGCCCACCGAGACACGGTGGCCGCGCCGCATCTTCACGTCCGGATACGACACCCCGGCCGTCTGGCCGCTCGTCGTCTACCTCTTCAGCGGCCTGGTGGGTACGGCGTCCGCGATAACGCTGGCAGGATGGTTCGGGCACAGGACAGAGCTCACCATGCCCATGATCGGCCCCATGCGCTGGTCGGCGGCAGTCTGCTTCATCGCGCTCTCTCTGGTCGTCCTGCTACGCCATCTGCGCCGGTCAGGTCAGCTTCTCACGCGAGTGGGAGACATCCTGTGCCTGGTCCCGCTCGCCTTCGCAGTCATGAGTATTCTGGCTCTGCTCTTTCAGTCGACCCCCGGAATTCCCCACGCCATCTTCGTCAAACTCGCAGGACTGGCCGCTCAATACGGCCTCCTCCACGTGGAGACGCCGTGGCGGATGTCGATGGGCAGCAGCGTAGGCATCGGATTCCTGGCCTTCTCGCTCCTCATGCTCGACCGTCTGCGCAGGTTGAGCACGGCACTCCAGTCCATTGGACTGATGCTGGCCCTCTCCACGATCTCCGGGTTTCTCTTTCGCGCCCACGCCCTCTTCAACGCCCGTCTGCTGGACGCCATGTCGTTGCAGAGCGCGCTGTCCCTGCTTCTGCTCTTTGCAGCCGCCTTTGCCTGCCGCCCCACGCGGGAGCCAATGCGCTCTCTGTTTGCGCAGGAGCTGGGCATTGAAGCTCGCATCGAACTGCTGGTCGGCACATGGGCGCTCCCTCTGCTCATCGGCCTCTCCGTGTCGGACGGCATACGCAGGGGATGGTACGAACCCTCCTTCGCGCTCAGCCTCTTCGCCGTGGCGGTCATCGGCTTGCAGACGGTCCTGATCTGGCGCAGCGACCTCGCCCTCACCCAGCTCACCCGGAACAAGCAGAGGATGGAAGAGGTGCTCCGCAAGAACGAAAAGTTGGCGGTCGCCGGGCGTCTAGCCGCGAGTATCTCGCATGAGATCAACAATCCCCTCGAGTCGATCTCCAACCTGCTCTATCTCATCCGCACCAGCGAGAGCATGGACGAACAGCACACCTACGCGGACCTCGCCACCGAAGAGCTGCGGCGCGTCACGCAGATCACCACCCAGACCCTCAGCTTCTACCGGGAAAACACGGCTCCGGTGTTGTCCGATATCACGCCCATTCTGGCGTCCTCCGTCCAGCTCCTGCGCGGCAAGATCAGCTCCAAGGGCGTGGACGTGATCGAGGAGTACTACCCCCCGCTACCCGCGATCGTCTGCTCCGCCGGCGAACTGCGGCAGGTCCTCGTGAACCTGATCTCGAACGCGCTCGATGCCACCCCGCGTGGTGGCCGGATCGTCGTACGAGCCGCCCTGTCCAAAGCCTGGACGCGCGCCGGTCGCAGCGTCATCCGCATCGCCGTCTCGGACACCGGCTGCGGCATGCCTCCCAACGTCCTGGCCCGGGTCTTCGAGCCCTTCTTCACCACCAAGGAAAAAACCGGCAACGGACTCGGCCTGTGGGTCGCCGCCGACCTCATCGAGAAGCACGGCGGCTGGATGAAGGTAAAAAGCTGCACCAACGATCGTCACCACGGAACGACCTTCCAGCTCGTCCTCCCCGTCGGCAGCACGGATTAG
- a CDS encoding aspartate aminotransferase family protein encodes MSTAIATTQLEELQTAESRLLVQTYGRYPVELASGEGVYLYDSEGKRYLDLLSGIGVSALGYNHPAITAAITKQAETLIHTSNLFFHRGTTEVALRLTEITGLDRVFLCNSGTEAWEAALKLARAHAGLLRAEGKQIGTKIIALENSFHGRSIGSVSTTHKAAYREPFGPVMPGVEFVKHNDVAALKAAFSNEVCAIAIEVLQGEGGINWISEEFLATARELCDSTGALLLFDEIQSGMGRTGTWCAYQHFSVRPDVTTLAKPLAGGVPMGAMLCTEEAARAFKPGMHGTTFGGNPLACAVAIAVIDTIKHEGLLAHVTEVGTYFIEQFNELKKKHEAIVEVRGAGLMIGVDFHSADVAKHLHETMMERGFILNRTHDTVLRFLPPYILTRDQIDIAIRTMDEILTTMPSLAASNLAGEKAHG; translated from the coding sequence ATGAGCACTGCAATCGCCACCACACAACTTGAGGAGCTGCAAACCGCCGAGTCCAGACTCCTCGTCCAGACCTACGGCCGGTACCCGGTCGAGCTCGCCAGCGGCGAAGGCGTCTATCTCTATGACAGCGAGGGCAAGCGCTACCTCGATCTGCTCTCCGGCATCGGTGTCTCCGCCCTCGGCTACAACCACCCCGCCATTACAGCAGCTATCACGAAGCAGGCCGAGACGCTGATTCACACGTCGAACCTCTTCTTCCATCGCGGCACCACCGAAGTCGCCCTCCGCCTCACCGAGATCACCGGCCTCGACCGCGTCTTCCTCTGCAACTCCGGCACCGAAGCCTGGGAAGCAGCGCTCAAGCTCGCCCGCGCCCACGCCGGACTGCTGCGCGCCGAAGGCAAGCAGATCGGCACCAAAATCATCGCGCTCGAGAACAGCTTCCACGGCCGCTCCATCGGCTCCGTCTCGACCACCCACAAGGCCGCCTACCGTGAGCCCTTCGGCCCCGTCATGCCCGGCGTCGAATTCGTGAAGCACAACGATGTCGCCGCTCTCAAGGCCGCGTTCTCGAACGAAGTCTGCGCCATCGCCATCGAAGTCCTCCAGGGCGAAGGCGGCATCAACTGGATCAGCGAAGAGTTCCTCGCCACAGCCCGTGAGCTCTGCGACTCCACCGGTGCCCTTCTCCTCTTCGACGAGATCCAGTCCGGCATGGGCCGCACCGGCACCTGGTGCGCCTACCAGCACTTCAGCGTGCGCCCCGACGTCACCACACTCGCCAAGCCCCTCGCCGGCGGCGTCCCCATGGGTGCCATGCTCTGCACCGAAGAAGCCGCCCGCGCCTTCAAGCCCGGCATGCACGGAACGACCTTCGGCGGAAATCCCCTGGCCTGTGCCGTGGCGATCGCGGTCATCGACACCATCAAGCACGAGGGCCTGTTGGCTCATGTAACCGAAGTCGGCACTTATTTCATCGAGCAATTTAACGAACTCAAAAAGAAGCACGAAGCCATCGTGGAAGTCCGCGGAGCCGGCCTGATGATCGGCGTCGACTTCCACTCCGCCGACGTCGCCAAGCATCTGCACGAAACCATGATGGAGCGTGGATTCATCCTCAACCGCACGCACGACACGGTCCTCCGTTTCCTTCCGCCCTATATCCTCACCCGCGACCAGATCGATATCGCGATCCGGACCATGGACGAGATCCTCACCACCATGCCATCGTTGGCAGCATCCAATCTCGCTGGAGAGAAAGCACATGGGTAG
- a CDS encoding MFS transporter has protein sequence MAIPTIGTTSYPRFWFARICSTISFQMAAVAIGWQVYALTHSTFALGMVGLAQFLPMLCLTLIVGHTADRFNRKTIISICQIVEATTMATLALASFLHRLHPAGIFVAVSLLGAARAFESPSTQALVPTLVDESLVPRAIALSASANQTASIVGPALGGLLYALGAPIPYTLCAVLFATASILSSTIRSRRITPPKTPVSAASLFSGIHYIRARKNILGAISLDLFVVLLGGATALLPAYARDILHTGPWGLGLLRLAPAVGALATSLYLGRHPIHTHAGRKMFIAVIVFGMATVVFALSRNVLLSMGVLCVLGCADVVSVVVRSSLVQLETPDDMRGRVSAVNSLFIGTSNQLGEFESGVTASWFGIIPATILGGLGSIVIALVWMRLFPGLRKLESLSPNATKLDTPDVDPIESPQPL, from the coding sequence ATGGCCATCCCCACCATTGGAACAACATCCTATCCAAGATTCTGGTTCGCGCGCATCTGTTCCACGATCTCCTTCCAGATGGCCGCCGTCGCCATCGGCTGGCAGGTCTACGCGCTCACTCACAGCACCTTCGCCCTGGGTATGGTTGGCCTCGCGCAGTTCCTGCCGATGCTCTGCCTCACACTCATCGTCGGCCATACCGCCGACCGCTTCAACCGCAAGACGATCATCTCCATCTGCCAGATCGTGGAAGCGACGACCATGGCGACCCTCGCCCTCGCCAGCTTCCTCCATCGTCTGCATCCCGCAGGCATCTTCGTCGCCGTCTCCCTCCTCGGAGCCGCGCGAGCCTTCGAAAGCCCCTCCACGCAAGCCCTAGTTCCCACCCTCGTCGATGAGTCCCTCGTGCCCCGAGCCATCGCCCTCTCCGCCTCCGCGAATCAGACCGCAAGCATCGTCGGCCCCGCTCTGGGTGGCCTTCTCTACGCTCTCGGAGCACCCATCCCCTACACCCTGTGCGCAGTCTTGTTCGCAACCGCCTCCATCCTCTCCTCCACCATCCGCAGCCGGCGGATCACGCCCCCCAAAACGCCCGTCTCCGCCGCCTCCCTGTTCTCCGGCATCCACTACATTCGCGCCCGCAAAAACATCCTGGGCGCCATCTCGCTCGATCTCTTCGTGGTCCTCCTCGGCGGAGCCACCGCGCTCCTTCCCGCCTATGCCCGGGACATCCTGCATACCGGCCCATGGGGCCTCGGCCTCCTGCGGCTCGCTCCCGCGGTCGGCGCCCTCGCGACCTCCCTCTACCTCGGCCGTCACCCCATCCACACCCACGCGGGCCGCAAAATGTTCATCGCCGTCATCGTCTTCGGCATGGCGACCGTGGTCTTCGCCCTCTCCCGCAACGTGCTCCTGTCGATGGGTGTCCTCTGCGTCCTCGGTTGCGCCGATGTCGTCTCCGTCGTGGTCCGCTCCTCCCTCGTCCAGTTGGAGACGCCCGACGATATGCGTGGCCGTGTCTCCGCCGTGAACTCCCTCTTTATCGGCACCTCCAACCAGCTCGGCGAGTTCGAATCCGGCGTAACCGCCTCCTGGTTTGGCATCATCCCCGCCACCATTCTCGGCGGGCTCGGCAGCATCGTCATCGCCCTGGTCTGGATGCGCCTCTTTCCGGGCCTCCGCAAGCTGGAAAGCCTCTCTCCGAACGCCACCAAACTCGATACACCCGATGTTGACCCCATCGAATCGCCCCAGCCTCTCTAG
- a CDS encoding ABC transporter ATP-binding protein, whose amino-acid sequence MSSPFLELSHVNVARGESTVLHDVNLTVHPGEHIAILGPNGCGKSTLIKTMTCECYPLVRPETRVRIFGRERWDLTELKKRLGVVSAELPGKPMLTTTGRDAVLTGFFSSSTLWPNLRVTSEMEDRADEVLKLVDATSLVKKEVGAMSAGQQRRVMIGRALVASSGTLLLDEPSNALDLFAQKELQQLMRKLAGQGTTIILITHHLPDIIPEIDRILMMREGRIVGDGPKSELLTEEKLGGLFGTEVALMERAGYYHVS is encoded by the coding sequence ATGTCGTCTCCGTTTCTGGAACTGTCTCATGTGAACGTGGCACGCGGTGAGAGCACCGTGCTGCATGATGTCAACCTGACCGTGCATCCGGGCGAACATATAGCCATTCTTGGCCCGAACGGATGCGGGAAGTCCACGTTGATCAAGACGATGACGTGTGAGTGCTATCCGCTGGTGCGGCCAGAGACGAGGGTGAGGATCTTCGGCCGGGAGCGGTGGGATTTGACGGAGTTGAAGAAGCGTCTGGGGGTGGTTTCGGCCGAACTGCCGGGGAAGCCTATGCTGACCACCACGGGACGGGATGCGGTGTTGACTGGGTTCTTTTCAAGTTCGACCCTGTGGCCGAATCTGCGGGTGACGTCGGAGATGGAGGATCGGGCGGATGAGGTTTTGAAGTTAGTGGATGCGACTTCGCTGGTGAAGAAGGAGGTCGGGGCGATGTCGGCAGGGCAGCAGAGGCGCGTGATGATCGGGCGTGCGCTGGTGGCTTCGTCGGGGACGCTGCTGCTGGATGAGCCTTCGAATGCGCTGGATCTTTTTGCGCAGAAGGAGTTGCAGCAGTTGATGCGGAAGCTGGCGGGGCAGGGGACGACGATCATCCTGATTACGCACCATCTGCCGGATATTATTCCGGAGATCGATCGGATCTTGATGATGCGGGAAGGGCGGATCGTGGGGGATGGACCGAAGAGCGAACTGCTGACGGAGGAAAAGCTGGGTGGGCTGTTTGGGACTGAGGTGGCCCTGATGGAACGAGCCGGGTACTATCATGTTTCATAA
- a CDS encoding GNAT family N-acetyltransferase, with translation MASFTPLQPVSDSTSSSRTRVGGAVVRNAKLQDAVNIFELVNSLSHDGTLLRRNYAEICENVRDFHIAESAAGVFLGCGALHLYGPHLAEVRSIVVKPEAKGQGAGGKLLRALLEEAEEQGVTAVCLFTRIPDFFFHFGFRVADRTSIPDKIYKDCQNCPRLYACDEVTMVRGPLPKVAVLGPPRLRQDELVKLQTTSLAPHPVPPSTNR, from the coding sequence ATGGCGTCCTTCACCCCTCTGCAGCCCGTCAGCGACTCGACCAGCTCCTCGCGCACCCGCGTGGGCGGCGCCGTCGTGCGCAACGCCAAGCTCCAGGACGCCGTCAACATCTTCGAGCTCGTCAACTCCCTCTCGCACGACGGAACCCTCCTCCGCCGCAACTACGCGGAGATATGCGAGAACGTCCGCGACTTCCACATCGCCGAATCCGCAGCCGGCGTCTTCCTCGGCTGCGGAGCCCTGCACCTCTACGGCCCCCACCTCGCCGAGGTCCGCTCCATCGTCGTCAAACCCGAAGCCAAGGGCCAGGGCGCCGGCGGCAAGCTCCTACGCGCTCTTCTGGAAGAAGCCGAAGAACAAGGCGTCACCGCGGTCTGCCTCTTCACCCGCATCCCCGACTTCTTCTTCCACTTCGGCTTCCGCGTAGCCGACCGCACCAGCATCCCCGACAAGATCTACAAAGACTGCCAGAACTGCCCCCGCCTCTACGCCTGCGACGAGGTCACCATGGTCCGCGGCCCTCTCCCCAAGGTAGCCGTCCTCGGCCCCCCACGCCTCCGCCAGGACGAACTCGTCAAGCTCCAGACCACATCCCTCGCCCCGCACCCCGTCCCGCCCAGCACAAATCGCTAG